From the Desertibacillus haloalkaliphilus genome, one window contains:
- a CDS encoding DUF294 nucleotidyltransferase-like domain-containing protein has translation MRYQENNELYEQIKRHQLFTGVSDSEFEQLIAQCTLKHYAKAEKVLYSKTPREGLLLILDGMAEVYVDGEYDYQSQEVLEVLQCGDIIGFSSLADFLGEKSDHIAEYTVEVRAIEESSCLQIPYSVVDARWDDEAVRDFVLRQVSVRLRDVYGSLAEQVKLANQWGESDPFIRRIQDVMKEPCVSVHTGESVQAVAKKMVEHSSSSVVVEDDDLQLVGIITEKDVVQRVVATLGSPQQNAASIMTTRPFTIERDAYYYEAMSSFLMNGIKHLPVVEQGRAVGMVTLSGLLQKKNRGTLQILQKIEESSLANISAIKNAIYDVLSNLIHDEIPTINTLEIITKLYDRLVRHCVDLAVDSLRQQGKGEPPVPFCWFQMGSGGRGEQFLLTDQDHFLVYADPSEEEEKQVAAYFRLLGKEIVDHLEQAGYKRCEGKMMASEENWRGSVMTWEQRLRTWGLRATNDNVLLGNNFLSFRFLYGDDVLHDQFVKMVKEQFTTSKIFLYRMAEQEKAHPVPTLDHPIRALFRLKRDSIDIKKHALFPLHHCLQLMAAHKGVLEGTPLKRIDRLVNRNVFTEEFADDLRFAYEIVLKLRVDQAWNRYLRDEEGTSVIKFTHIRSRDKEELMIALKTIRSLQNQTLGAFGLL, from the coding sequence CACCGGAGTCTCTGACTCCGAGTTTGAGCAGCTGATTGCTCAATGTACGCTAAAACATTACGCCAAAGCAGAAAAAGTCCTCTATTCGAAAACACCTCGAGAGGGCTTATTGTTAATTTTAGATGGAATGGCCGAGGTCTACGTCGATGGCGAATACGACTATCAATCTCAAGAAGTACTAGAAGTCTTGCAATGTGGCGATATTATCGGTTTTTCAAGTCTAGCAGATTTTTTAGGTGAAAAAAGTGACCACATCGCCGAATATACGGTTGAAGTTCGGGCCATCGAGGAGTCATCATGCTTACAAATTCCGTACAGTGTTGTAGATGCTCGCTGGGATGACGAAGCGGTCCGTGATTTCGTCTTACGGCAAGTATCGGTAAGGTTGCGTGATGTCTACGGTTCACTAGCCGAGCAAGTGAAGCTTGCTAACCAGTGGGGTGAAAGTGACCCATTTATTAGGCGCATTCAAGATGTGATGAAGGAGCCGTGTGTGTCAGTGCATACGGGGGAGTCGGTGCAAGCTGTCGCGAAAAAGATGGTCGAGCATTCCTCAAGTTCAGTTGTTGTTGAGGATGATGATCTTCAGCTTGTTGGCATTATCACGGAAAAGGATGTGGTGCAGCGTGTCGTCGCAACTCTCGGTTCACCGCAGCAAAACGCTGCTAGTATCATGACCACTCGCCCATTCACGATTGAACGTGACGCCTATTATTATGAGGCGATGTCGAGCTTTTTAATGAATGGGATTAAACATTTACCTGTCGTTGAACAGGGGCGTGCGGTTGGGATGGTGACCTTATCAGGCTTATTACAAAAAAAGAACCGTGGCACCCTGCAGATTTTACAAAAGATTGAAGAGTCTTCACTCGCTAACATCAGTGCGATTAAAAACGCCATCTATGATGTTCTTTCCAATTTAATTCACGATGAGATTCCGACGATTAATACGCTTGAAATCATTACAAAACTATATGACCGGCTCGTGCGTCATTGTGTTGATTTGGCTGTTGATTCCCTCCGCCAGCAAGGCAAAGGCGAGCCACCAGTACCATTTTGTTGGTTCCAAATGGGAAGCGGGGGACGAGGCGAGCAGTTTTTGCTTACCGACCAAGACCATTTTCTCGTTTACGCTGATCCTTCTGAAGAGGAGGAAAAGCAGGTGGCCGCTTATTTTCGTTTATTAGGTAAGGAGATTGTTGATCACCTCGAGCAAGCGGGCTACAAGCGCTGCGAAGGAAAGATGATGGCCAGTGAAGAAAACTGGCGCGGCTCAGTGATGACATGGGAACAGCGCTTACGCACATGGGGCTTACGAGCAACGAATGATAATGTTTTACTCGGAAATAACTTTTTGTCGTTCCGATTTTTATACGGCGACGACGTGCTACATGATCAATTCGTCAAAATGGTGAAGGAGCAATTTACAACATCAAAGATTTTCCTCTACCGCATGGCTGAGCAAGAAAAGGCGCATCCGGTGCCAACATTGGACCACCCGATTCGCGCACTGTTTCGCTTAAAGCGTGATTCGATCGATATTAAAAAACATGCGCTCTTTCCATTGCACCATTGCTTACAGCTAATGGCTGCGCATAAAGGCGTGCTCGAAGGCACACCGTTAAAGCGGATTGATAGGCTCGTAAACCGAAACGTTTTTACCGAGGAGTTTGCGGATGATTTACGATTTGCTTATGAAATCGTCTTAAAGCTACGTGTCGACCAAGCGTGGAACCGCTATTTACGTGATGAAGAAGGCACAAGCGTCATTAAATTCACTCATATTCGCTCTCGTGATAAGGAAGAATTGATGATTGCTTTAAAAACAATTCGCTCATTGCAAAATCAAACATTAGGAGCGTTTGGATTGTTGTAA
- a CDS encoding 3'-5' exonuclease, with protein MFWKKKNMHYKLDHQPPLDTPLSDLSFTVFDTETTGFAIGGKDRMIEIGAVHVEGLEVTDLTFQTYVNPEREIPANIIELTGIEQHQVNQGPKALEAIEQFFTFIENAKSGGWVGHYLSFDVMVIKKELQREKRSFEQPLYIDTLDIIGYLNPSWDMRDLANYARTFNTKIYERHSALGDALTTAHLFVELLLHLQDRGKTTLADLVQVTDINNKNRILQF; from the coding sequence GTGTTTTGGAAAAAGAAAAACATGCATTATAAGCTTGATCATCAACCGCCACTAGATACCCCGCTATCAGATTTATCATTTACGGTCTTTGATACGGAGACGACTGGATTTGCGATTGGAGGCAAAGACCGGATGATTGAAATTGGTGCTGTTCATGTTGAAGGGCTTGAGGTCACTGATTTAACGTTTCAAACCTATGTCAATCCAGAGCGCGAGATTCCTGCAAATATCATCGAGTTAACAGGAATTGAGCAGCACCAAGTCAATCAAGGCCCAAAGGCATTAGAAGCAATTGAACAATTTTTTACGTTTATTGAAAACGCGAAAAGTGGAGGCTGGGTCGGCCATTACTTAAGCTTTGACGTAATGGTGATAAAAAAGGAGCTTCAGCGCGAGAAGCGTTCCTTTGAACAGCCGCTCTATATCGATACGTTGGATATCATTGGCTACCTCAACCCATCATGGGATATGCGTGACCTCGCCAATTACGCGCGGACGTTTAATACGAAAATTTATGAGCGCCACAGCGCCCTTGGCGACGCCCTAACGACGGCACACCTGTTTGTTGAGCTGCTCTTGCATCTCCAAGACCGCGGCAAGACGACGCTTGCCGATTTAGTTCAGGTGACAGACATTAATAATAAAAACCGCATCCTGCAGTTCTGA
- a CDS encoding glycosyltransferase family 2 protein, translating into MNNIVVALPAYNEETGLPKLLDKIIAVQASVERPFEVIVVDDGSTDRTGEILKDYEQRYPFMTVITHRKNKGLGEAMKTIFHFLLDRYDDKDILITLDADNTHHPKIIPALVEKIEAEQLDLVVASRFTRGGKEMGLSPLRKVYSRGARLFFKMFFPISGVYDYSSGFRAYRLGAVRQAFARYEGKMITSNGFDCMVEILARFSKLDIKAGEYPLVLEYHLKETPSKMKVIRTITGYFSLLRRVKKPVGLSDEREVYE; encoded by the coding sequence ATGAATAACATTGTTGTTGCCCTGCCCGCTTATAATGAAGAGACTGGTTTGCCAAAGCTCTTAGATAAAATCATCGCCGTACAAGCAAGTGTTGAGCGTCCGTTTGAAGTCATCGTTGTTGATGACGGTAGCACAGATCGCACAGGTGAAATTTTAAAGGATTACGAACAAAGATACCCGTTTATGACAGTGATTACGCATCGAAAGAATAAAGGTTTAGGCGAAGCGATGAAAACGATTTTTCATTTCTTATTAGATAGATATGATGATAAGGACATTTTAATCACACTTGATGCTGATAATACGCATCACCCAAAAATTATTCCTGCCCTCGTTGAAAAGATTGAGGCTGAACAGCTTGACCTTGTGGTTGCTTCGCGCTTTACAAGAGGAGGAAAGGAAATGGGACTGTCTCCACTTCGTAAGGTATATAGCCGCGGTGCGAGGCTGTTTTTTAAAATGTTCTTTCCAATATCAGGGGTCTATGATTACTCAAGTGGCTTTCGTGCTTACCGGCTTGGGGCAGTACGTCAAGCGTTTGCCCGCTATGAGGGGAAGATGATAACGTCAAATGGTTTTGACTGCATGGTTGAAATCCTCGCGCGATTTAGCAAGCTAGATATTAAAGCCGGGGAGTATCCGCTCGTGCTAGAGTATCATTTAAAAGAGACGCCGAGTAAGATGAAGGTCATCCGGACAATTACAGGCTACTTTTCACTGTTAAGACGAGTGAAGAAGCCTGTCGGTTTAAGTGATGAAAGGGAAGTGTATGAATAA
- a CDS encoding SMR family transporter, producing MNNLVVILLSVLLGSIGQVVLKIGANKLDSFTLSFETLVADLLRMARTPEIVIGLVLFGTSFLLWIKVLTKADLSYAYPLVSLGYINVVILSYFLFGESFTVMKVLGITLIISGVIVLNL from the coding sequence ATGAATAATCTTGTCGTTATTTTACTCTCCGTATTGCTCGGATCGATTGGCCAAGTCGTTTTAAAAATTGGTGCGAACAAACTAGATTCGTTTACATTATCGTTTGAAACACTCGTTGCTGACTTGTTGCGGATGGCACGAACGCCAGAAATCGTCATTGGATTGGTTTTATTTGGGACAAGCTTTTTACTATGGATCAAGGTCTTAACAAAAGCAGACCTCAGCTATGCTTACCCGCTCGTAAGCCTCGGCTACATCAATGTAGTCATCCTCTCGTACTTTCTCTTCGGTGAATCGTTTACAGTGATGAAAGTACTCGGCATTACCCTCATCATCAGCGGTGTTATTGTTTTAAATCTATGA
- a CDS encoding ArnT family glycosyltransferase, with translation MYKDDRKQIWITILLFVFIFAMRLPYLSNSPIETGESWRQSDTESMARNFVVDYFHILYPQLNYDGSPPNIAQLEFQLTTYLIALLYQTFGFHYELARLVPTLFFIGSAYFLYLLAKKYFSVEVAWMAILFYGLFPVNLFYSRAIMPESAALFFFIASFYVFSEWIERERNWLIFVSAILTALAISIKTPTIFVGLAMILMAIVKYKEKIVTAWQLWLFALVALVPPAIYFTWLDTVAEFTFVTGIGTKHILPEFTTAIFSSEAGDFFREHLPSSFTVFALVLGVIGALTINWHHQYPIGFLLLAVLLEVTTIVAVIQFNYYLIFLGPVLALVAAKALAVLLDFEYGHIGIALVLMVFAVSSYGHVNERFMVKEDILKQAEVIKQYTEADDLIVIGTFSPDLLNASERKGWRANIDYYDHIPTGPEDELNYFIEHGARYFFPKRGYIYNDGDLTYRNYLEDNFEKIEVQLEGEDYSFYQLE, from the coding sequence ATGTACAAGGATGATCGCAAGCAAATATGGATCACTATTCTTTTATTCGTGTTTATCTTCGCGATGCGACTTCCGTATTTGTCGAATTCACCAATAGAGACGGGTGAATCGTGGCGCCAAAGTGATACCGAGTCAATGGCACGTAATTTTGTTGTCGATTATTTTCACATTCTCTATCCGCAGTTAAATTATGATGGTTCACCACCTAATATCGCGCAGCTCGAGTTCCAATTGACAACGTATTTGATTGCCCTGCTCTATCAGACATTCGGCTTTCATTATGAGCTGGCTCGACTGGTGCCGACGCTCTTCTTTATCGGCTCCGCTTATTTTCTCTATTTACTTGCCAAAAAATATTTTTCGGTTGAAGTTGCCTGGATGGCGATACTATTCTACGGCCTCTTTCCCGTCAATCTATTCTATTCACGTGCGATTATGCCAGAGTCCGCAGCGTTGTTCTTTTTTATCGCTAGCTTTTATGTGTTTAGTGAGTGGATCGAACGTGAAAGGAATTGGCTCATCTTCGTTTCCGCCATATTGACCGCTCTAGCGATTTCGATCAAAACACCGACGATCTTTGTTGGGCTTGCAATGATTCTTATGGCTATCGTCAAATATAAGGAAAAAATCGTCACGGCTTGGCAACTTTGGTTGTTTGCGCTAGTGGCACTTGTACCGCCTGCTATTTATTTTACATGGTTAGACACGGTTGCTGAGTTTACTTTCGTCACTGGGATTGGCACGAAACACATATTGCCCGAGTTTACGACAGCAATCTTTTCAAGTGAAGCTGGTGACTTTTTCAGGGAGCATTTGCCTTCATCCTTTACAGTATTTGCACTCGTTTTGGGCGTAATCGGCGCCCTTACGATCAACTGGCATCATCAATATCCGATTGGCTTTCTTTTGCTCGCGGTTCTGTTAGAGGTGACAACGATTGTTGCTGTCATTCAATTTAACTATTACCTCATCTTTCTCGGCCCAGTGCTCGCACTCGTCGCCGCTAAGGCGCTGGCGGTGCTATTAGACTTTGAATATGGTCATATCGGCATTGCCCTTGTTTTGATGGTGTTTGCCGTAAGTAGTTATGGTCATGTGAATGAGCGCTTTATGGTAAAAGAGGATATTCTTAAGCAAGCCGAGGTGATTAAGCAGTATACAGAGGCAGATGATTTAATCGTCATTGGTACGTTCTCACCAGACCTATTAAACGCGAGTGAGCGCAAAGGTTGGCGCGCAAATATTGACTATTATGATCATATCCCAACAGGACCTGAGGATGAACTTAACTATTTTATCGAACACGGTGCCCGCTATTTCTTCCCGAAGCGAGGTTATATCTATAATGACGGTGACCTTACGTATCGAAACTACCTTGAGGATAACTTTGAAAAGATTGAAGTGCAGCTAGAAGGCGAAGACTACTCGTTTTACCAGCTGGAGTGA
- the spoIIID gene encoding sporulation transcriptional regulator SpoIIID: MHDYIKERTIKIGRYIVESKKTVRTIAKEFGVSKSTVHKDLTERLPEINPELANEVKQILEYHKSIRHLRGGEATKVKYRRDDKPDEKVIET; this comes from the coding sequence GTGCACGATTACATCAAAGAACGTACCATCAAGATAGGCAGGTATATCGTGGAGTCGAAGAAAACCGTCCGAACGATTGCAAAGGAGTTTGGCGTTTCGAAAAGCACCGTCCATAAAGATCTAACCGAGCGATTACCTGAGATCAACCCAGAATTAGCGAATGAAGTCAAGCAAATCCTCGAATACCATAAATCTATTCGCCATTTACGAGGGGGGGAAGCGACAAAGGTCAAATATCGCAGAGATGATAAGCCTGATGAAAAGGTGATCGAAACGTAA
- a CDS encoding rod shape-determining protein has translation MFGRDIGIDLGTANVLIHVKGRGIVLDEPSVVAMDANEGKVLAVGEEAFRMVGRTPGNIVATRPMKDGVIANFDLTESMLKHFLAKIQVKGLFSKPRILICCPTNITSVEQKAIREAAEKSGGKNVYLEEEPKVAAIGAGMEIFQPSGNMVVDIGGGTTDVAVLSMGDIVTASSIKVAGDQFDQEILSYIKKKYKLLIGERTAEQIKMEVATVFPGARQEEIDIRGRDMVSGLPRTITVYSKEIEEALKETVSHIVHASKLVLERTPPELSADIIDRGVILTGGGALLHGIDQLLAEQLKVPVLIAEEPMHCVAKGTGILLENLDKMSNKKIKL, from the coding sequence ATGTTTGGTAGGGATATTGGGATAGATTTAGGGACGGCAAATGTCCTTATCCATGTGAAAGGTAGAGGAATTGTTCTTGATGAGCCATCTGTTGTGGCAATGGATGCAAATGAAGGGAAAGTGTTAGCCGTAGGTGAAGAAGCATTTCGCATGGTAGGTCGAACACCTGGAAATATTGTTGCAACGCGCCCGATGAAAGACGGTGTGATTGCAAACTTTGATTTAACAGAGTCCATGCTCAAACACTTTTTAGCGAAAATCCAAGTCAAAGGTTTGTTCTCAAAACCTCGGATTTTAATTTGCTGCCCGACAAACATTACGTCTGTCGAACAGAAGGCCATTCGCGAAGCAGCGGAAAAAAGTGGAGGGAAGAATGTCTATCTTGAGGAAGAACCGAAAGTAGCTGCAATTGGAGCCGGTATGGAAATTTTTCAACCGAGCGGTAACATGGTCGTAGACATAGGCGGTGGGACAACAGATGTTGCTGTTCTTTCCATGGGTGATATCGTCACCGCCTCTTCAATTAAAGTAGCTGGCGATCAGTTCGATCAGGAAATTTTAAGCTATATCAAAAAGAAGTACAAGCTGTTAATCGGTGAACGTACAGCAGAACAAATTAAGATGGAAGTTGCAACGGTATTTCCGGGTGCTCGACAAGAAGAAATTGACATCCGCGGACGTGACATGGTTAGTGGACTTCCACGGACGATTACCGTATACTCAAAAGAGATTGAAGAGGCATTAAAGGAGACTGTTTCTCACATTGTACACGCATCAAAACTAGTACTTGAGAGAACGCCACCTGAGCTTTCCGCCGATATTATTGACCGCGGTGTCATCTTAACGGGCGGCGGTGCCTTGCTTCACGGAATTGACCAGCTTTTAGCTGAGCAATTAAAAGTCCCTGTTCTCATCGCAGAAGAACCCATGCATTGCGTCGCAAAAGGGACAGGCATTCTATTAGAGAACCTTGATAAAATGTCTAATAAAAAAATTAAGCTATAA